The Kitasatospora sp. NBC_00374 genome has a segment encoding these proteins:
- a CDS encoding ADP-ribosylglycohydrolase family protein produces MRDLRWDELAAYRTRVRGCLLGGAIGDALGFPVEGLTMTTIEARYGEKGITGPVPDRDGVVGRISDDTQLTLFTAEGRLRGYARAMAKGIGGAETALVMDAYLCWLDTQEHPAPPPADGLRHRSGRLREEPWLYARRAPGRACLSGLRHAHTPDPRSPIDGTPGPVNPDSKGCGTVMRSAPFGFTGGDGRHAFDLAARCAQITHGHPTGYYAAAAFAAMISRLVEGDSLPVAVARALELLAGHPGHEETTAALRRAVDLAAAGPADPATVESLGAGWVAEEALAIAVYAALARTDHWPRRTPIESAFLLAVNHSGDSDSTGAICGNLLGAHYGDILLPPQWLAGIEGRAVIARLADDFAAEVHPGERRPWSY; encoded by the coding sequence GTGCGGGATCTGCGATGGGACGAGCTGGCCGCCTACCGCACGCGGGTGCGCGGCTGCCTGCTCGGCGGGGCGATCGGGGACGCGCTCGGCTTTCCGGTCGAAGGGCTCACGATGACCACCATCGAGGCCCGGTACGGCGAGAAGGGCATCACCGGCCCGGTACCGGACCGTGACGGCGTGGTCGGCCGGATCAGCGACGACACCCAGCTGACCCTGTTCACCGCCGAAGGCCGGCTGCGCGGCTACGCCAGGGCCATGGCGAAGGGCATCGGCGGCGCGGAGACCGCCCTCGTCATGGACGCCTACCTGTGCTGGCTCGACACCCAGGAGCACCCGGCACCACCGCCCGCCGACGGCCTGCGGCACCGCTCCGGCCGGCTGCGCGAGGAGCCCTGGCTGTACGCGCGCCGGGCCCCCGGCCGGGCCTGCCTGTCGGGTCTGCGGCACGCCCACACCCCGGACCCGCGCAGCCCGATCGACGGCACTCCCGGCCCGGTCAACCCCGACTCCAAGGGCTGCGGCACGGTGATGCGGTCGGCGCCCTTCGGCTTCACCGGCGGGGACGGCCGGCACGCCTTCGACCTTGCCGCCCGCTGCGCCCAGATCACCCACGGCCACCCCACCGGCTACTACGCGGCCGCGGCCTTCGCCGCCATGATCAGCCGCCTGGTGGAGGGCGATTCGCTGCCCGTCGCCGTCGCCCGCGCCCTGGAGCTGCTCGCCGGCCACCCCGGGCACGAGGAGACCACCGCGGCGCTGCGCAGGGCGGTCGACCTCGCCGCGGCCGGCCCTGCGGATCCGGCGACCGTGGAGTCCCTGGGCGCCGGCTGGGTCGCGGAGGAGGCGCTGGCCATCGCCGTCTACGCGGCACTGGCCCGCACCGACCACTGGCCGAGGCGTACCCCGATCGAGTCGGCCTTCCTGCTGGCCGTCAACCACTCCGGGGACAGCGACTCCACCGGAGCGATCTGCGGCAACCTCCTGGGCGCCCACTACGGGGACATCCTGCTGCCCCCGCAGTGGCTCGCCGGCATCGAGGGCCGGGCCGTCATCGCCCGACTCGCCGACGACTTCGCCGCCGAGGTGCACCCCGGCGAGCGGCGGCCCTGGTCCTACTGA
- a CDS encoding peptidylprolyl isomerase encodes MSNDVFFDITIDGAPAGRIVFTLFDDVVPKTAQNFRELATGQHGFGYEGSSFHRVIPDFMLQGGDFTRGDGTGGKSIYGQKFADENFNLKHTKPGQLSMANAGRNTNGSQFFITTIVTSWLDGKHVVFGEVVEGMDLVKKIESLGSPSGAPSAKITIAKSGVVEA; translated from the coding sequence ATGAGTAATGACGTGTTTTTCGACATCACCATCGACGGCGCTCCGGCCGGTCGGATCGTCTTCACCCTGTTCGACGACGTAGTGCCCAAGACCGCCCAGAACTTCCGCGAGCTCGCGACCGGCCAGCACGGCTTCGGCTACGAGGGCTCCAGCTTCCACCGGGTGATCCCGGACTTCATGCTGCAGGGAGGTGACTTCACCCGCGGTGACGGCACCGGCGGCAAGAGCATCTACGGCCAGAAGTTCGCCGACGAGAACTTCAACCTTAAGCACACCAAGCCGGGCCAGCTCTCGATGGCCAACGCGGGCCGCAACACCAACGGTTCCCAGTTCTTCATCACCACGATCGTCACCAGCTGGCTCGACGGCAAGCACGTCGTCTTCGGCGAGGTCGTCGAGGGCATGGACCTCGTGAAGAAGATCGAGAGCCTGGGCTCGCCCAGCGGCGCCCCCAGCGCCAAGATCACCATCGCGAAGTCCGGCGTCGTCGAGGCCTGA
- a CDS encoding SDR family oxidoreductase, translating to MDTDAPISLVTGANRGIGRETARQLAALGHTVLLCARRPEDAERAAAGLAGTVRPHRLDVTSQEEVDALARVVESRYGRLDVLVNNAAINYDTGDRAVDVDLESVRRTLETNLIGAWRAAEAFVPLLRRSAHGRIVNVSSGSGSLTEMGAGTPAYGVSKAALNALTRKLAAELRADGVLVNSVCPGWVATDMGGPGGGPVEEGAASVLWAATLPDGGPTGGFFRHGRPLDW from the coding sequence ATGGACACCGACGCACCGATCTCACTGGTGACCGGCGCCAACCGCGGTATCGGGCGGGAGACCGCGCGTCAGCTCGCCGCGCTCGGGCACACCGTGCTGCTGTGCGCCCGCCGGCCCGAGGACGCCGAGCGGGCCGCCGCGGGGCTGGCCGGTACCGTCCGTCCGCATCGGCTCGACGTCACCTCGCAGGAGGAGGTGGACGCGCTCGCGCGGGTCGTGGAGTCGCGGTACGGGCGCCTGGACGTGCTGGTCAACAATGCGGCGATCAACTACGACACCGGCGACCGGGCCGTGGACGTGGACCTGGAGAGCGTGCGCCGCACGCTGGAGACCAATCTGATCGGCGCCTGGCGGGCCGCCGAGGCGTTCGTGCCGCTGCTGCGGCGCTCGGCGCACGGCCGGATCGTCAATGTGTCGAGCGGGTCGGGATCGCTGACGGAGATGGGCGCGGGCACGCCCGCCTACGGCGTCTCCAAGGCGGCTCTGAACGCGCTCACCCGCAAGCTCGCCGCCGAGCTGCGCGCGGACGGTGTGCTGGTGAACTCGGTGTGCCCGGGCTGGGTGGCCACCGACATGGGGGGCCCGGGCGGCGGGCCCGTCGAGGAGGGGGCGGCCAGTGTGCTCTGGGCCGCGACCCTGCCGGACGGCGGTCCGACCGGCGGTTTCTTCCGCCACGGGCGCCCGCTCGACTGGTGA
- a CDS encoding cold-shock protein has protein sequence MATGTVKWFNAEKGFGFIEQDGGGPDVFAHYSNIASSGFRELIEGQKVSFEVTQGQKGLQAENIVPA, from the coding sequence GTGGCTACTGGAACTGTGAAGTGGTTCAACGCGGAGAAGGGCTTCGGCTTCATCGAGCAGGACGGTGGCGGTCCGGACGTCTTCGCCCACTACTCGAACATCGCCTCCTCGGGCTTCCGTGAGCTGATCGAGGGCCAGAAGGTGTCCTTCGAGGTCACCCAGGGCCAGAAGGGCCTGCAGGCGGAGAACATCGTCCCGGCCTGA
- a CDS encoding cupin domain-containing protein has translation MHTAAPTPVLTRAATAETTSDPSSVMTLLADCGTDGSPLTSYRSHFAAGAVGAPAHFHTRASELFFVISGSLQVLVGDEVTTLHEGDFLLVPPHTPHAFAAAPGAEADVLFVFTPGMPRFDYLRLLGRVMRGEADPQEIKDSSERYDNHYVDSPVWRAALEAATTA, from the coding sequence ATGCACACCGCCGCGCCCACGCCGGTTCTGACCCGCGCCGCCACCGCCGAGACCACCAGCGACCCGAGCAGCGTCATGACCCTGCTCGCCGACTGCGGCACCGACGGCAGCCCTCTGACCAGCTACCGTTCGCACTTCGCCGCCGGAGCCGTGGGCGCCCCCGCCCACTTCCACACCCGCGCCTCGGAGCTCTTCTTCGTCATCTCCGGCTCCCTGCAGGTCCTCGTCGGCGACGAGGTCACGACCCTGCACGAGGGCGACTTCCTGCTCGTTCCCCCGCACACCCCCCACGCCTTCGCGGCGGCCCCCGGCGCCGAGGCCGACGTCCTGTTCGTCTTCACTCCCGGGATGCCCCGGTTCGACTACCTGCGCCTGCTCGGCCGCGTCATGCGCGGCGAGGCCGACCCCCAGGAGATCAAGGACTCCTCGGAGCGCTACGACAACCACTACGTGGACAGCCCGGTGTGGCGCGCCGCCCTCGAAGCGGCCACCACCGCCTGA
- a CDS encoding ketopantoate reductase family protein, translating into MPSPLPSPRPPSDRRTVAVLGPGGVGGLLAALLSRAGHRVICVAGEATVQALRQDGIRLRSVQFGDFRVAVEADTALREPVELCLLAVKHTALDAALERIPPGVLGEGLVVPLLNGVEHADALRGRYGRRSVVPGVIRVESARTAPGVIEHGSPFTEIDLAGAPERLGPLAAMLTDAGVATRVIEDETAALWAKLAFLAPFALLTTCYGLTIGELRTARREELVALVAEAAAVSRACGVPGDPARTLARYDAFPAGGKSSMLRDAEAGRPLELDAIGGALLRAAERHGVPVPVARRVVTELAAR; encoded by the coding sequence ATGCCCTCCCCTCTCCCCTCCCCCAGGCCCCCGTCGGACCGCCGGACCGTGGCGGTCCTCGGTCCGGGCGGCGTCGGCGGCCTGCTCGCCGCCCTGCTCTCGCGCGCCGGACACCGGGTGATCTGCGTGGCCGGCGAGGCGACCGTGCAGGCCCTGCGCCAGGACGGAATCCGGCTGCGCAGCGTGCAGTTCGGCGATTTCCGGGTGGCGGTCGAGGCGGACACCGCGCTGCGCGAGCCGGTCGAGCTGTGCCTGCTGGCCGTCAAGCACACCGCTCTCGACGCGGCGCTGGAGCGGATACCGCCGGGCGTCCTCGGTGAGGGCCTGGTGGTGCCGCTGCTCAACGGGGTCGAGCACGCGGACGCGCTGCGCGGGCGCTACGGGCGGCGGTCGGTCGTGCCGGGGGTGATCAGGGTGGAGTCGGCCCGGACGGCGCCCGGCGTCATCGAGCACGGCAGCCCGTTCACGGAGATCGACCTGGCCGGCGCTCCCGAACGCCTCGGCCCGCTGGCCGCGATGTTGACGGACGCGGGCGTGGCCACCCGTGTGATCGAGGACGAGACCGCCGCGCTGTGGGCCAAGCTGGCGTTCCTCGCGCCGTTCGCCCTGCTCACCACCTGCTACGGCCTCACCATCGGCGAACTGCGCACCGCGCGGCGCGAGGAGCTGGTGGCGCTCGTGGCGGAGGCCGCGGCCGTGAGCCGCGCCTGCGGTGTACCCGGCGACCCGGCACGGACCCTGGCGCGGTACGACGCGTTCCCGGCCGGGGGCAAGTCGTCCATGCTGCGCGACGCGGAGGCCGGCCGGCCGCTGGAACTCGACGCGATCGGCGGGGCGTTGCTGCGGGCGGCCGAGCGGCACGGTGTCCCGGTGCCGGTCGCCCGCCGCGTGGTGACCGAACTGGCGGCCCGCTGA